The Paenibacillus mucilaginosus 3016 genome includes the window GACAAGGCGAAGGATACCAAGGAGCCGATGAACATCGTGGAGCTGCAGGGCACGACGGGCTCCGCACCGGCGATCGACCGCAAGCAGGGCTTCGAGGAAGTCATCAAGGAGAATGCGAACCTCAAGATCGTCAAGTCCCAGACCGGCGACTTCACCCGCACGAAGGGCAAGGAAGTCATGGAAGCGTTCCTGAAGTCCTCCAAGTCCGAGAACAAGCCGATTCATGTCGTGTATGCGCATAACGACGACATGGCGCTCGGTGCGATCCAGGCGATCGAAGAGTTCGGCCTGAAGCCGGGCAAGGATATTCTGATCATCTCCGTCGACGGCATCAAGGACGCGTTCGTGGCCATGAAGGACGGCAAGATCAACGTGGTCGTCGAGTGCAACCCGCTCCTCGGGCCTCAGCTGATGCAGGCGGCCAAAGACGTCGTAGCCGGCAAGTCGCTGCCGAAGCGGATCGTGACAAAGGAAGGCGTGTTCCCGCAGGAAACCGCCGAGAAAGAGCTGCCTAACCGGAAGTACTAAGGTTTGTACGGATGGAAGGTGTAAAAAAGGGCCGGCAGGTCCAGCGTACGTGACGTCAGAGGAAAGCCGCTTGCTTCGGTGACAAGATCCGTGCCGCCGTAAGCGGCTTTTCCCCTGAATGGAGCGGCTGCCCCGCCTGCATGCCTTAGAGGAAGAGACAGAGAAACCGGCGGAGAGCTTGTAAGCCGGACCGGAATGGAAGGGAGAGAAGGCATGATGAGTACAGCCCATGAATCCGCAGCAGCTCCTGCACTCGAAATGAAAGATATCGTCAAAAGCTTCCCCGGCGTCAAGGCGCTGTCGGGAGCCCGTCTGCGGCTGTTCCCCGGGGAGGTTCACGCGCTCATGGGGGAGAACGGCGCAGGCAAGTCCACCCTGATCAAGGTGCTGACGGGGGTTCATCCGATTGACGGCGGCACCGTCACGCTGGAGGGGAAGAGCATCACGGTCGGCGGGCCGCTGGAAGCGCAGCGCCTCGGGATCTCTACGGTATACCAGGAGGTGAACCTGTGTCCGAACCTGTCGGTGGCGGAGAACATCCTCATCGGCCGGGAGCCGAAGCGCTGGGGACGCATCGACTGGAAGGAGACGAACCGGCGTGCCGCCGGGCTTATGGAGCGGCTGAACGTGAAGATCGACGTCACGAAGCCGCTGAACCACTACTCCGTGGCGGTGCAGCAGATGGTGGCGATTGCCCGCTCCCTGCTCATCGACGCCAAGGTACTGATCCTGGACGAACCGACGTCGTCCCTCGATGCCAATGAAGTGAAGGAACTGTTCACGGTGATGCGCAAGCTGAAGTCCGAGGGACTGGCGATCCTCTTCGTGACCCACTTCCTCGATCAGGTCTACGAGATCACCGACCGGATCACGATCCTGCGGGGCGGCGAGTTCGTCGGGGAGTATCTCACGAAGGACCTGCCCCGGATTGAGCTTGTTGCGAAGATGATCGGCAAGGACCTCGGGGCGCTGGAGTCCCTGCCGAAGACGGAGGGAGCCGGCGCGAAGCGGCAGGCGGAGCAACGGACGCTGCTGCAGGCCAGCGGCACTGGCCGCAGAGGATCGATCCAGCCGTTCGACCTCGAGGTGCGGGAGGGCGAGGTCGTATCGCTCGCCGGCCTGCTCGGCTCGGGACGCTCGGAGGCGGCCCGGCTCTTGTTCGGAGCCGACAAGCCCGACCAGGGCGAGATCCGCATCGCTGACAAGCGGGTGGCCATGGCTTCCCCGAGGCAGGCGATCGACAATGGGGTGGCTTTTTGCTCCGAGAATCGCAAGACCGAAGGCATCATTCCGGACCTCACGGTCCGCGAGAATATCATTCTGGCCCTGCAGGCTTCCATGGGATCGTTCAAGTACATCTCCCGCAAGAGGCAGGATGAGATCGCCGAAGAGTATATCCGCATGCTGAACATCAACCCGCCTAACCCGGAGCATCTGGTGAAGAACCTCAGCGGGGGCAACCAGCAGAAGGTGCTGCTCGCCCGCTGGCTGCTCACCGAGCCCAAGCTGCTCATCTTGGATGAGCCGACACGGGGGATCGACATCGGGGCGAAGACGGAGATCCAGAAGCTGATCCTCTCGCTCTGCGAGAAGGGAATGTCGATCGTCTTCATCTCCTCGGAGCTCGAGGAAGTGCTGCGGGTCAGCCACAAGATCGCCGTACTGCGGGACCGTCACAAGGTGACGGAGATCGTCAACGAAGATATCAGCCAGCAGCATATCATGCAGGCCATTGCCGGGGGGTGACACGAGTGAAACGACTGACTTGGCCGCTGGTTACGCTGGCCGTATTACTGCTTGTCAATGTAATCTATAAGCCCGATTTCTTCTCGATCACCATGGTCGACGGGCATCTGTTCGGGAGCCTGATCGACATTCTGAACCGAGCCGCTCCGCTCATTCTGGTGGCCGTCGGTATGACGCTGGTCATCGCGACCAAAGGGATCGACCTGTCGGTCGGCTCGGTCATCGCCATTTCCGGCGCCCTGGCCTGCCTGCTGATCTCG containing:
- a CDS encoding sugar ABC transporter ATP-binding protein, with amino-acid sequence MMSTAHESAAAPALEMKDIVKSFPGVKALSGARLRLFPGEVHALMGENGAGKSTLIKVLTGVHPIDGGTVTLEGKSITVGGPLEAQRLGISTVYQEVNLCPNLSVAENILIGREPKRWGRIDWKETNRRAAGLMERLNVKIDVTKPLNHYSVAVQQMVAIARSLLIDAKVLILDEPTSSLDANEVKELFTVMRKLKSEGLAILFVTHFLDQVYEITDRITILRGGEFVGEYLTKDLPRIELVAKMIGKDLGALESLPKTEGAGAKRQAEQRTLLQASGTGRRGSIQPFDLEVREGEVVSLAGLLGSGRSEAARLLFGADKPDQGEIRIADKRVAMASPRQAIDNGVAFCSENRKTEGIIPDLTVRENIILALQASMGSFKYISRKRQDEIAEEYIRMLNINPPNPEHLVKNLSGGNQQKVLLARWLLTEPKLLILDEPTRGIDIGAKTEIQKLILSLCEKGMSIVFISSELEEVLRVSHKIAVLRDRHKVTEIVNEDISQQHIMQAIAGG
- a CDS encoding ABC transporter substrate-binding protein, with protein sequence MKQFAKTGAVLMMSAVLMLTAACGGGGSKPAAGDAKSGAAAETNTSTAQKDGDKKITMGFAQVGAESGWRTANTKSIQEAAKEAGVELKFSDAQQKQENQIKAIRSYIAQKVDVIAFSPVVESGWETVLKEAKDAGIPVILTDRAVDVKDTSLYVSFIGSDFVEEGRKAGKWLVDKAKDTKEPMNIVELQGTTGSAPAIDRKQGFEEVIKENANLKIVKSQTGDFTRTKGKEVMEAFLKSSKSENKPIHVVYAHNDDMALGAIQAIEEFGLKPGKDILIISVDGIKDAFVAMKDGKINVVVECNPLLGPQLMQAAKDVVAGKSLPKRIVTKEGVFPQETAEKELPNRKY